The following DNA comes from Nitrospinota bacterium.
AATTTATCTCAAGCCAGAGCTATGAAAATATTTCAATGATCGAAATCAAGATCCAGCAAGGGGCCGAAGACCTCCAGAAACTTGTAAACGATATCAAGGATGAAATGGACAAGATCAAGAATTATCCCAGCGAGGCGGAAAAGCCGGTCGTTCTTCTGGTTGAAAGCGAAGTCCCTGTTATTACGGTGAACATTGCCGGGAATGTTTCGGAAGAGGTGAGGCGAAGGGTATCTGAAGATTTGAAGAGCCGTCTATTAACCGTTTCGGGGGTTGCCAGGATACAGGAGAGCGGGCTCCGGGAGCGGGAGATCTGGGTGGAAGCAGATCCATACAGGCTCTCCGCAATGCATATAAATCCCGGCCAGGTAGCCGCTGCCATAAGGACGGCAAACGTGAACATCCCTTCGGGGGTGCTTTCCGGGGGTCGGCAGGAGTATCCGTTGCGCACTTTGAGCGAATTGAAAACCGCGGAAGATGTGGCAAATATCGTCATACGTCGCGATAACGCCGGGCGTGAGGTGCGGGTCAGCGATGTCGCCATGGTCAGCGATGGATTTGAGGAGAGGACAAGCATAGGGAGGCTCAACGGCAAGGAGTCGGTCTCGCTGATGGTGATGAAGACCAGAGAAGGCTCCACCATCGAAATAGTCAACCGCATAAAGGGCATAGTGGAAAAGTATTCCGATGACGTTCCCGAAGGGATTTCCATCAACCTGAACCAGGACTCAAGCCGCTACATAAGGGAAAGGCTGAAAACCCTGTATGTGAACGGAGCGATAGGGCTCTTCCTGGTATGCGTTGTTTTATTCCTGTTTCTCAACTGGCGCATGGCGTTCTGGACCGCCATCGGCATTCCGGCATCGTTCATGGGTGCGATCATCATGATGGACTATTTCGGCATAACCATAAACATGATGTCCCTTTTCTCGCTGATCCTGGTACTTGGAATGGTTGTGGACGACGCGATAATCGTAACCGAAAACGTCTACAGATATTTGCAGGCTGGATTGACCCCTCACCGCGCGGCTATCAAGGGGACGATGGAAGTTGTATGGCCGATAACCGCCGCAACCTCAACGACCATTGCCGCATTCCTTCCGATGCTTCTCATGACCGGTATTATGGGGAAATTCATTTCAACCATTCCGATAGTCGTATCGCTCTGCCTTATTGCATCTTTTGTGGAGGCGTTTATAATTCTCCCCTCCCACCTTGCTGATTTCGCGAAGCCGTCCAATAAGCCGTTGGAGAGCGAATCGGAGTGGTTCAGGAAAATGAGGAACTCATACAGAAGATTGATAGTTTCGCTCCTCAAGGTGCGTTACAGAACTGTGGCAGTCTCTTTGGCGGTGTTTTTGGCGGCGGTCTATTTTGCCGCCGTGCATATGAAGTTCATCCTTTTCAACTCGAAGGACATTATCGGCTTTGTGGTCAGGATCGAGATGCCCGAAGGGACCAGTCTGGAAAACACAGCCGAAGCCCTGCGCAAAGTGGAAGAGCTGGCCGTGACTATGCCAAAGGAGGATCTTGCCCACGCGGTTTCAATGGTCGGGATGACAATAAACTATCACAATGGCAGGGTCGATTTCGGGAGCCATCTCGCCCAGACCATGTTTGAATCGACTGAGTTTGAAACTCCGGGGCGGAGAAACGGGTATGAGGTACTGAATGAAGTGAGGGAAAAGCTCAAGTACCTCACCGGTGTACGGTCGATAGAGATCAAGGAGATCGGAGGGGGGCCACCGGTCGGCTCAGCCCTTGAAGCGAGAATAAGCGGAGACAATTACGAAACACTGCTGAAAATATCTGAAGGACTTCAGAATCATTTGCGCGGTATCGGGGGCGTAAAGGATTTGAAGGACGATTTCATCCATGGGAAAAATGAGATACATATCGTTGCCGACGAGGGGAAACTTAGCCTTTTCGGGCTTTCGGAAAATGATGTCTCCTCCGCGGTAAAGGCCGGTTTTGACGGTATTATCGCCACTACCGCCAGGCGTGGGAGCGACGATATCGACGTCAGGGTCGTATACGACACCGAGCACAGGGAGGATATTGACCTTATAACCCAGATCCCGATTGTCTCTCCCTCCGGGAAGCAGGTGAGGCTTTCAACTGTTGCCGATATCGAATGGAAAAGAGGGTATTCCACCATAAGCCATTTCAATTCCAAGAGGACGATAAAGGTATTTGCGGAAGTCGACACTTCTGTTCTTACCGCAGGGGAGCTTTCAAAGATAGTAAAGGAATATTTCAGCGGGATTTCCGAAAACTATCCGGGCTATTCCCTTGAATTCGGCGGACAGACCGAGGAGCAGACGAAATCGCTTCAATCGCTCTTTCGCTCCACCCTTATAGGCCTGCTGGTTATATACCTAATTCTCGGCACACTTTTTAAATCTTTTTCACAGCCGTTTATTGTAATTGCGTCGATCCCGTTTTCGTTTATCGGTGTTGTAATAGGCCACGCAGTCATGGGGGAGCCTATCGGGATGCTGTCGATGGTAGGGCTTGCGGCCCTTACGGGGATAGTTATAAACGATTCCCTCGTAATGG
Coding sequences within:
- a CDS encoding efflux RND transporter permease subunit, producing MNIAEFAVKNRVFANLLLAVTLLWGAVSYLSMPREVFPAIPLDMIIINTLYNGATPYEVEQQITIPVENALEGMADIEFISSQSYENISMIEIKIQQGAEDLQKLVNDIKDEMDKIKNYPSEAEKPVVLLVESEVPVITVNIAGNVSEEVRRRVSEDLKSRLLTVSGVARIQESGLREREIWVEADPYRLSAMHINPGQVAAAIRTANVNIPSGVLSGGRQEYPLRTLSELKTAEDVANIVIRRDNAGREVRVSDVAMVSDGFEERTSIGRLNGKESVSLMVMKTREGSTIEIVNRIKGIVEKYSDDVPEGISINLNQDSSRYIRERLKTLYVNGAIGLFLVCVVLFLFLNWRMAFWTAIGIPASFMGAIIMMDYFGITINMMSLFSLILVLGMVVDDAIIVTENVYRYLQAGLTPHRAAIKGTMEVVWPITAATSTTIAAFLPMLLMTGIMGKFISTIPIVVSLCLIASFVEAFIILPSHLADFAKPSNKPLESESEWFRKMRNSYRRLIVSLLKVRYRTVAVSLAVFLAAVYFAAVHMKFILFNSKDIIGFVVRIEMPEGTSLENTAEALRKVEELAVTMPKEDLAHAVSMVGMTINYHNGRVDFGSHLAQTMFESTEFETPGRRNGYEVLNEVREKLKYLTGVRSIEIKEIGGGPPVGSALEARISGDNYETLLKISEGLQNHLRGIGGVKDLKDDFIHGKNEIHIVADEGKLSLFGLSENDVSSAVKAGFDGIIATTARRGSDDIDVRVVYDTEHREDIDLITQIPIVSPSGKQVRLSTVADIEWKRGYSTISHFNSKRTIKVFAEVDTSVLTAGELSKIVKEYFSGISENYPGYSLEFGGQTEEQTKSLQSLFRSTLIGLLVIYLILGTLFKSFSQPFIVIASIPFSFIGVVIGHAVMGEPIGMLSMVGLAALTGIVINDSLVMVDFINNARYRGGTRWGSIIRSAFVRFRPVILTSLTTIFGLATLAFKTSGQAAFLAPMAISIVFGLIFSTILTLVVIPCLYAILDDFLMRIYGTDWKLNEDQEADAY